One Rhodobacteraceae bacterium M385 genomic region harbors:
- a CDS encoding DUF1007 family protein, translating into MKNPLSMSRHGLSIALGALVGLWPSGIWAHPHIFVDAGLTIVVEEGRVTSVEVTWLYDELYSLILMEDYNLDPDFDLQLTEQEIAQTLGFDLDWSYGFEGGLVMQRDGVALELGAPEPVSLELVADGQLRTVHRRAVVDTGAEADLLAQVFDPEFYVAFEMTGEMSVNGAQCTPQLIRADIDAAYAGLEAAMDTIGGAVAAEDNFPAVGELFADRVVFECGP; encoded by the coding sequence ATGAAAAATCCACTGTCAATGTCCCGCCACGGGTTAAGCATCGCGCTGGGTGCCCTTGTAGGCTTGTGGCCAAGCGGCATTTGGGCGCATCCGCACATCTTTGTGGATGCCGGGTTAACCATTGTGGTGGAAGAAGGGCGCGTCACATCTGTCGAGGTCACATGGCTCTACGATGAGCTTTATTCCCTGATTTTGATGGAAGACTACAACCTCGATCCCGACTTTGACCTGCAACTGACGGAACAAGAAATTGCCCAAACCCTTGGGTTCGATCTGGATTGGTCCTACGGATTTGAAGGCGGTTTGGTGATGCAGCGCGATGGTGTGGCGTTGGAACTCGGCGCGCCCGAGCCAGTGTCGCTGGAGCTGGTGGCAGACGGCCAGTTGCGCACGGTCCACCGCCGCGCGGTCGTGGATACCGGTGCCGAGGCAGATCTTTTGGCGCAGGTGTTTGATCCAGAATTTTACGTCGCCTTTGAAATGACCGGAGAGATGAGCGTGAACGGCGCCCAATGCACGCCGCAGCTGATCCGCGCCGACATTGATGCCGCCTATGCCGGGTTAGAAGCCGCGATGGACACCATCGGCGGAGCGGTGGCTGCAGAAGATAACTTTCCCGCCGTCGGGGAATTGTTTGCAGACCGGGTGGTTTTTGAATGCGGGCCATGA
- the parE gene encoding DNA topoisomerase IV subunit B, which yields MADDLLSGTPDAQAYDASSIEVLEGLEPVRKRPGMYIGGTDERALHHLVAEVLDNSMDEAVAGHANRIEVELHADYSVTIRDNGRGMPFDPHPKFPGKSALEVILCTLHAGGKFSGKAYQTSGGLHGVGASVVNALSDSMVVQVARDRKLVEQRFSRGIPLGPVEEIGSAPNRRGTTTTFHADEQIFGSHRFKPARMFKSIRSKAYLFSGVEIRWKSAIDDGDTPLEATFHFPGGLADYLAETLGGASTYSDNPFAGTVDFQEKYGVPGKVEWAINWTPARDGFMQSYCNTVPTPEGGTHVGGFFAAVLKGIKAYGELAGNKKAANITRDDLQNGACALVSCFISEPEFVGQTKDRLATTEAQRLVEGAVRDHFDNWLGQNTKEAGAILDFLVLRAEERLRRKQEKETQRKTATKKLRLPGKLVDCSQSARDGTELFIVEGDSAGGSAKMARNRKNQALLPLRGKILNVLGAASSKLGQNAEISDLCQALGVGMGTKFNIEDLRYDKIIIMTDADVDGAHIAALLMTFFFSQMRPMIDGGHLYLACPPLFRLTQGAHRVYCVDEEERDAWLEKGIGGRGKIDVSRFKGLGEMDAKDLKETTMDPGSRKLIRVSVDDEVPGETGDLVERLMGKKPEMRFQYIQENARFVEELDV from the coding sequence ATGGCTGACGACCTTCTCTCCGGCACGCCCGACGCGCAGGCCTATGACGCCTCCTCCATTGAGGTTCTTGAAGGGTTGGAGCCCGTCCGCAAACGCCCCGGTATGTATATCGGCGGCACGGATGAGCGGGCGTTGCACCACCTTGTGGCTGAGGTGCTCGACAACTCCATGGACGAGGCCGTCGCAGGCCACGCCAACCGGATCGAGGTAGAGCTGCACGCCGATTATTCTGTCACTATCCGCGATAACGGGCGCGGCATGCCCTTTGATCCGCACCCCAAGTTCCCCGGCAAATCCGCGCTGGAAGTGATCCTTTGCACCCTTCACGCGGGCGGTAAGTTCAGCGGCAAAGCCTATCAGACCTCGGGCGGTCTACACGGGGTTGGCGCCTCGGTGGTCAACGCATTGTCCGATAGCATGGTTGTTCAGGTGGCGCGGGACCGTAAGTTGGTCGAGCAACGCTTTTCGCGTGGTATCCCTCTGGGTCCGGTTGAGGAAATCGGCTCTGCCCCCAACCGCCGAGGGACCACCACGACGTTCCACGCGGACGAGCAGATTTTCGGGTCGCACCGGTTCAAACCCGCGCGGATGTTCAAGTCCATCCGTTCCAAGGCCTACCTCTTCTCGGGCGTCGAAATCCGTTGGAAATCTGCCATCGATGACGGTGATACGCCGCTTGAGGCCACCTTCCACTTCCCCGGCGGGCTTGCCGATTACCTTGCCGAAACCTTGGGCGGTGCTTCCACATACTCGGATAACCCTTTCGCAGGCACCGTCGACTTCCAGGAAAAATACGGCGTGCCCGGCAAGGTCGAATGGGCGATCAACTGGACCCCGGCTCGCGACGGATTCATGCAATCCTATTGTAACACCGTGCCCACTCCCGAAGGCGGCACCCATGTCGGAGGTTTCTTCGCCGCCGTCCTTAAAGGCATCAAGGCCTACGGTGAACTGGCGGGCAACAAGAAGGCCGCCAACATCACCCGCGACGACCTGCAAAACGGCGCCTGTGCGCTGGTCTCGTGCTTCATCTCGGAACCGGAATTCGTGGGTCAGACCAAGGACCGCCTCGCCACGACCGAGGCCCAACGCCTTGTCGAAGGAGCAGTGCGGGACCATTTCGACAACTGGCTGGGGCAGAATACGAAGGAAGCAGGCGCGATCCTTGATTTCCTTGTGCTGCGCGCCGAGGAACGCCTGCGTCGCAAGCAGGAGAAAGAGACTCAGCGCAAGACCGCCACCAAGAAGCTGCGCCTGCCCGGCAAGCTGGTGGATTGCTCTCAATCGGCGCGCGATGGGACCGAATTGTTCATCGTGGAGGGCGACTCTGCGGGTGGCTCGGCCAAAATGGCGCGGAACCGGAAAAATCAGGCGCTGCTGCCGTTGCGCGGGAAGATCCTGAACGTGCTGGGGGCGGCCTCGTCCAAGCTGGGTCAGAACGCCGAGATTTCTGATTTGTGTCAGGCCCTTGGCGTTGGGATGGGCACTAAGTTCAACATTGAAGACCTGCGCTACGACAAGATCATCATCATGACCGATGCGGACGTGGATGGCGCGCATATTGCGGCGCTTCTGATGACGTTCTTCTTCAGCCAGATGCGCCCGATGATTGATGGCGGCCACCTGTATCTGGCCTGCCCGCCCCTGTTCCGCCTGACCCAAGGCGCCCACCGCGTCTATTGCGTCGACGAGGAAGAGCGTGATGCGTGGCTGGAAAAGGGCATCGGCGGACGCGGCAAAATCGATGTGTCCCGCTTCAAGGGTCTGGGGGAGATGGACGCGAAAGACCTGAAGGAAACCACGATGGACCCGGGCTCACGCAAGTTGATCCGCGTGTCCGTGGACGACGAAGTGCCGGGCGAAACCGGCGATCTGGTGGAACGTTTGATGGGCAAGAAGCCCGAGATGCGGTTCCAGTACATTCAGGAAAACGCGCGGTTTGTGGAGGAATTGGATGTTTAG
- a CDS encoding nuclear transport factor 2 family protein has translation MRALFLALALLLPAALHGQTNDTSNPIIARIDALVAAYNAQDVAAIGAVYAPDAALLAPGERMIIGRDAIMQHYADAIAGGARDVQFTTFDIQATETSAVAIGEVVLQVGENRIVTRYMHLWQVIDGQIMLARDMYHVLTVQ, from the coding sequence ATGCGCGCTCTTTTCCTTGCCCTCGCCCTGTTGCTTCCCGCGGCCCTTCATGGCCAAACCAATGACACCTCTAACCCGATCATCGCCCGCATTGATGCCCTTGTGGCCGCCTACAACGCCCAAGATGTGGCCGCGATTGGCGCGGTTTATGCCCCCGACGCGGCGCTTCTGGCCCCCGGTGAGCGGATGATAATCGGGCGCGATGCGATCATGCAGCACTACGCCGATGCCATTGCAGGCGGTGCGCGGGACGTGCAGTTTACCACTTTCGACATCCAAGCCACCGAGACCTCTGCCGTCGCCATCGGAGAAGTCGTTTTGCAGGTGGGAGAGAACCGGATCGTGACCCGTTACATGCACCTTTGGCAGGTCATTGACGGCCAAATCATGCTGGCCCGAGACATGTATCACGTGCTGACCGTGCAATGA
- a CDS encoding PaaI family thioesterase, whose amino-acid sequence MTPADLQATLAEHFAPWVLDLDLSVVEVAANHTITRMPLSARLMRVGGIVSGQALTALADTSVILALAGHRGAFVPAGTVTLDTQFLRPGTGTAILCRAEIIRAGRSMAFARADLTAQDSGKLVATATATLALP is encoded by the coding sequence ATGACGCCCGCCGATCTGCAGGCCACTTTGGCCGAACATTTTGCCCCTTGGGTGTTGGACTTGGACCTATCGGTGGTTGAAGTCGCTGCAAACCACACGATCACCCGAATGCCCCTGTCGGCGCGGTTAATGCGTGTGGGCGGGATCGTCAGCGGGCAGGCCCTGACGGCGCTGGCCGACACCAGCGTGATCCTTGCGCTGGCGGGACATCGCGGCGCGTTTGTTCCGGCGGGAACGGTCACGCTCGACACGCAATTCCTGCGGCCCGGCACGGGAACCGCGATCTTGTGCCGGGCCGAGATCATCCGTGCGGGCCGCTCGATGGCATTCGCGCGGGCCGATTTGACGGCTCAGGACAGCGGCAAGTTGGTGGCGACCGCGACGGCCACGCTGGCCCTGCCCTAA
- a CDS encoding DMT family transporter translates to MPTQALIMFAAGIGIPVLAALNARLGANIGSPAAAATVLFIVAFITATVTMIVTGPEALRAIPAQPKHLFLAGILVAFYVLSITYVAPTFGVGNAVFFVIVGQLVSSAAIDHFGLFGAQVHTVTGLRLAGISVMALGVAITQMGAAR, encoded by the coding sequence ATGCCCACCCAAGCCCTTATCATGTTCGCCGCCGGGATCGGCATCCCGGTTCTGGCCGCATTGAACGCGCGGTTGGGGGCCAATATCGGATCTCCTGCGGCGGCCGCGACGGTGCTTTTCATCGTGGCATTCATCACCGCGACTGTCACCATGATCGTGACCGGGCCAGAGGCCCTGCGAGCCATTCCGGCGCAGCCCAAACACTTGTTTCTGGCGGGGATTCTCGTCGCCTTCTACGTGCTGAGCATCACCTATGTGGCGCCCACATTTGGTGTGGGGAACGCGGTGTTCTTCGTCATTGTGGGACAGTTGGTCAGCTCAGCCGCGATCGACCATTTCGGGCTGTTCGGGGCGCAGGTGCATACGGTGACGGGCCTGCGACTGGCAGGGATTTCCGTTATGGCGCTTGGGGTCGCAATCACGCAGATGGGCGCGGCCCGTTAA
- a CDS encoding ATP-binding cassette domain-containing protein: MARPPLLQLSDIALTFGGDPVFSSLDLVVQAGDRMALVGRNGSGKSTLMKVMAGLVEADAGSRVLPDGTTVGYLEQEPDFEGFETLGEFALATLGPSEAWRVEAAAEGLKLNLEARVDAASGGERRRAALARLLAEAPELMLLDEPTNHLDIDAIEWLEGELKSTKAGFILISHDRAFLKALARGTLWLDRGVVRRRDGSFDGFEEWRDTVWAEEDMQRHKLDRKIKAEARWAVEGISARRKRNQGRVRALGDLRAERSSMIRRQGTAAMQLEAGNASGKRVIEARGISKTYGDKVILQPFDLRVLRGDRVAFVGPNGAGKTTLLKMLVGELAPDTGEVIIGTGIEMAVFDQTRSALDPNATLWESLTNDPTLGVSGSSDQVLVRGAPRHVVGYLKDFLFDEAQARAPVRSLSGGEKARLLLARIMAKESNLLVLDEPTNDLDVETLDLLQDLLGDYPGTVLLVSHDRDFLDRVATATIALEGAGKAVVYAGGWTDMLAQRGDKPRPDSEKARAKAAKKAEQPVEKAAKSALSFTEKHRLEELPSVIARLEAEIAKLSELLSDPQIYTTQAVKAQKASDALAERQALLEEAEIEWLTLEEKAG, translated from the coding sequence ATGGCCAGACCTCCTCTCTTACAGCTTTCCGACATCGCCCTGACTTTCGGCGGCGATCCCGTATTTTCCTCGCTGGACCTTGTGGTTCAGGCAGGCGACCGCATGGCGCTTGTGGGGCGCAACGGATCGGGCAAGTCGACCCTTATGAAGGTGATGGCAGGGCTGGTAGAGGCCGACGCCGGCAGCCGCGTTCTGCCCGATGGCACGACAGTGGGCTATCTGGAACAGGAACCCGATTTTGAGGGGTTCGAGACCCTCGGCGAATTCGCCCTTGCGACCCTTGGCCCGTCGGAAGCGTGGCGCGTGGAAGCTGCGGCAGAGGGCCTGAAGCTGAACCTTGAGGCTCGCGTGGACGCGGCCTCGGGTGGGGAACGCCGCCGCGCCGCTTTGGCGCGTCTGCTGGCGGAAGCGCCCGAATTGATGCTCCTCGACGAGCCGACCAACCACCTTGATATCGACGCGATTGAATGGCTGGAGGGAGAGCTGAAATCGACCAAAGCGGGCTTTATCCTGATCTCTCACGACCGGGCGTTTCTTAAGGCTTTGGCCCGTGGCACCCTTTGGCTGGATCGCGGCGTCGTGCGCCGGCGCGACGGCAGTTTTGACGGCTTTGAAGAATGGCGCGATACCGTTTGGGCCGAAGAGGACATGCAGCGCCACAAGCTGGATCGGAAGATCAAGGCCGAGGCCCGTTGGGCGGTTGAGGGCATCTCGGCGCGGCGCAAGCGCAACCAGGGCCGGGTGCGGGCGTTGGGGGATTTGCGGGCTGAGCGGTCTTCGATGATCCGGCGTCAGGGCACGGCGGCGATGCAGTTGGAAGCTGGCAATGCATCGGGCAAGCGCGTGATCGAAGCGCGTGGCATATCAAAGACTTACGGCGACAAGGTGATCTTGCAACCGTTTGACCTGCGGGTGCTGCGCGGTGACCGTGTCGCCTTTGTCGGCCCCAACGGGGCGGGCAAAACCACGCTGCTGAAAATGCTGGTCGGAGAGCTGGCACCAGACACCGGGGAAGTCATCATTGGCACCGGGATCGAGATGGCGGTGTTCGACCAAACCCGCTCTGCGCTAGACCCAAACGCGACCCTTTGGGAGAGCCTTACCAACGACCCGACCTTGGGCGTCTCCGGCAGCTCGGACCAAGTTCTGGTGCGCGGTGCGCCGCGCCATGTGGTGGGCTATCTTAAGGATTTCCTCTTCGATGAGGCCCAGGCCCGCGCCCCCGTTCGCTCCCTCTCTGGCGGTGAAAAAGCGCGGCTTCTGCTCGCGCGGATCATGGCCAAGGAAAGCAACCTTCTGGTTCTGGATGAACCGACCAACGATCTGGACGTCGAGACGCTAGATCTTCTGCAAGATCTTTTGGGCGACTACCCCGGTACGGTGCTTCTGGTGTCCCACGATCGTGACTTTCTGGACCGGGTGGCGACGGCCACCATCGCGCTGGAAGGCGCGGGTAAGGCGGTTGTCTATGCGGGCGGCTGGACCGATATGCTGGCCCAACGCGGCGACAAACCGCGCCCGGATTCCGAGAAGGCCCGTGCGAAGGCCGCGAAGAAAGCGGAGCAACCCGTTGAGAAAGCGGCGAAATCTGCGCTGTCCTTCACCGAAAAACACAGGCTGGAAGAACTGCCGTCGGTCATCGCACGGCTAGAGGCCGAGATTGCGAAACTGTCCGAGTTGTTGTCCGATCCGCAGATATACACGACCCAAGCGGTGAAGGCGCAAAAGGCTTCGGACGCGCTGGCAGAACGTCAGGCGCTGCTGGAAGAGGCAGAGATTGAATGGTTAACGCTGGAAGAGAAGGCTGGGTAG
- a CDS encoding peptidylprolyl isomerase has translation MSKTPRFARSGGLLLAALLAASPIGATGIEIDVTGEAEGTIIIDLFEDVAPLHVERITTLAEEGAYNDVVFHRVIDGFMAQTGDVEFGNLGQDMRYAGRGGSSYDDLPAEFSDLPFEQGTLGMARSQRPDSANSQFFIVFEASPHLNGQYTVFGQVVEGMDIVDMIRRGRGRNGAVTGEPDRMTAVRVLDYDPVAPEPEEEEATE, from the coding sequence ATGTCTAAGACACCTCGCTTTGCTCGGTCGGGGGGGCTGCTCCTCGCTGCGCTCCTCGCCGCGTCCCCGATTGGGGCGACAGGCATCGAGATTGACGTGACAGGCGAAGCTGAGGGCACGATCATCATCGACCTGTTCGAAGATGTCGCCCCTTTGCATGTCGAGCGGATCACCACATTGGCCGAAGAAGGCGCCTACAACGATGTCGTGTTCCACCGCGTGATTGACGGTTTCATGGCGCAAACCGGGGATGTCGAATTCGGCAACCTTGGCCAAGACATGCGCTACGCCGGGCGCGGCGGGTCCTCGTATGACGACCTGCCTGCCGAATTCTCGGACCTGCCGTTCGAGCAGGGCACCCTAGGCATGGCGCGGTCGCAGCGCCCGGACTCGGCCAACAGTCAGTTCTTCATCGTGTTCGAGGCCTCGCCCCACCTGAACGGGCAATATACCGTTTTCGGTCAAGTGGTTGAGGGCATGGACATCGTGGACATGATCCGTCGGGGCAGGGGCCGTAACGGCGCCGTCACCGGAGAACCTGACCGCATGACCGCTGTGCGTGTGCTGGACTACGATCCCGTAGCGCCCGAGCCTGAAGAAGAAGAAGCGACGGAGTAG
- a CDS encoding peptidylprolyl isomerase: MADIKDPENTILIELKDGTVAIELLPDVAPEHSNRMKELAREGAYDGVVFHRVIDGFMAQTGDVQHGKKGGNLRAAGTGGSDKPDLPAEFSKLPHSRGTLGAARSSNPNSANSQFFINFKDNDFLNGQYTVYGRVIDGMEHVDAITKGEPPANPDEMISVKVAADV, encoded by the coding sequence GTGGCCGATATCAAAGATCCCGAAAACACGATCCTGATCGAGTTGAAAGACGGCACTGTTGCCATTGAACTGCTGCCCGACGTGGCGCCAGAGCATTCCAACCGGATGAAAGAACTGGCCCGTGAAGGCGCCTACGACGGCGTTGTCTTTCACCGTGTAATCGATGGCTTCATGGCACAGACCGGCGACGTGCAGCACGGCAAAAAAGGCGGCAACCTGCGGGCTGCGGGCACCGGCGGTTCCGACAAGCCGGACCTTCCTGCCGAATTCTCCAAGCTGCCCCATTCCCGTGGCACCCTTGGCGCGGCGCGGTCGTCCAACCCGAACTCGGCCAACAGCCAGTTCTTCATCAACTTCAAAGACAACGACTTCCTGAACGGTCAATACACGGTCTATGGCCGCGTGATTGACGGCATGGAGCATGTCGACGCGATCACCAAGGGCGAGCCGCCCGCGAACCCTGACGAGATGATCTCGGTCAAGGTGGCGGCAGATGTCTAA
- the coaD gene encoding pantetheine-phosphate adenylyltransferase produces the protein MRTGLYPGTFDPITMGHVDIIKRACKLVDKLVIGVAINRDKGPLFSLEERVAMVEAECAKMTEAFGTEIVAHPFENLLINCARDVGAEFIIRGLRAVADFEYEYQMVGMNRKLDASVTTVFLMAEAEHQAIASKLVKEIARLGGDVSSFVTPAVNAALREKYPR, from the coding sequence ATGCGCACTGGGCTTTATCCGGGGACATTCGACCCGATCACTATGGGCCATGTCGATATCATCAAGCGGGCCTGTAAATTGGTCGACAAGCTGGTGATCGGCGTGGCGATCAACCGTGACAAGGGGCCGTTGTTCTCCCTTGAAGAGCGGGTCGCCATGGTCGAGGCCGAATGCGCCAAGATGACCGAGGCCTTCGGCACCGAGATTGTCGCCCATCCCTTCGAGAACCTGCTGATCAACTGCGCCCGCGACGTGGGGGCGGAATTCATCATTCGTGGCCTGCGTGCGGTTGCGGATTTTGAATACGAATACCAGATGGTGGGCATGAACCGGAAACTCGACGCCAGCGTCACGACCGTCTTTTTGATGGCCGAGGCCGAGCATCAGGCAATCGCCTCGAAGCTGGTGAAAGAAATCGCCCGCCTGGGCGGCGATGTGTCGTCATTCGTCACACCCGCCGTCAACGCGGCGCTACGCGAGAAATACCCGCGCTGA
- a CDS encoding CBS domain-containing protein codes for MLVQQILKDKDGDKAGEGVVTITPSASVGEAAKVLSAKRIGALIVSNDGTDVQGILSERDIVRAIGAGGPGCLADPVTSLMTAEIISATRDETVQSVLGKMTQGRFRHMPVMDGAAMVGLISIGDVVKAQLAELSMEKEALEGMIKGF; via the coding sequence ATGCTCGTGCAACAGATCCTGAAAGACAAGGACGGGGACAAAGCAGGAGAGGGCGTTGTGACAATCACGCCCTCTGCCAGCGTGGGAGAGGCGGCAAAGGTGCTTTCTGCAAAGCGGATCGGTGCCTTGATTGTCTCTAACGATGGCACAGACGTGCAGGGTATTTTGTCGGAGCGTGACATCGTGCGGGCCATCGGGGCGGGCGGGCCGGGGTGCCTTGCGGACCCCGTGACATCGCTGATGACGGCTGAAATCATCTCGGCCACCCGTGATGAGACTGTGCAATCGGTGCTGGGGAAAATGACCCAGGGCCGGTTCCGCCACATGCCTGTGATGGATGGCGCGGCGATGGTTGGCCTTATCTCCATCGGCGATGTGGTAAAGGCGCAATTGGCCGAACTTTCCATGGAAAAAGAGGCGCTGGAAGGCATGATCAAGGGCTTCTAG
- a CDS encoding LysR family transcriptional regulator: protein MNWDDLRVFLATARAESLTAARGSLRMDPATIARRIARLEHSAGTALFLKSPQGYRLTEAGLRLLSHAEEAEAALSRGIGALTGSAEQLSGTIRIGAPDGCATYLLPQVCARIADQHPDLDLQILALPRIVNLSRREADLAITVSRPKTDRLEGERLSDYKLSLAASRTWLAENGAPTSLGDIKGMRVIGYIPDMIFDAELDYLSSLGVGRVALASTSVSVQLQMARAGGGLAVVHDFALPTAPELVRVLPDDVSLTRTFWLTTHAGPKDARLDRITALLRDGIRDEIARLEAEAALPPV, encoded by the coding sequence ATGAATTGGGACGATCTTCGCGTATTCCTGGCCACGGCGCGGGCAGAAAGTCTGACGGCGGCGCGGGGCAGCTTGCGGATGGACCCTGCCACAATCGCGCGGCGGATTGCCCGGTTGGAACACTCGGCGGGCACCGCGCTGTTTCTGAAATCCCCTCAAGGCTATCGTCTGACCGAGGCGGGCCTGCGCCTTTTGTCCCATGCAGAAGAGGCCGAAGCCGCCCTGTCACGGGGCATCGGCGCGCTAACCGGCAGTGCCGAACAGCTTTCCGGCACCATCCGCATCGGCGCCCCGGACGGCTGCGCCACCTACCTTCTGCCGCAGGTCTGTGCACGGATCGCCGATCAACATCCCGACCTCGACCTGCAAATTCTTGCCTTGCCGCGTATCGTCAACCTGTCACGTCGCGAGGCGGATCTGGCCATCACCGTCAGCCGCCCCAAAACCGACCGGCTGGAGGGGGAAAGGCTCAGCGACTACAAGCTGTCGCTTGCGGCCTCTCGCACTTGGTTGGCCGAGAATGGCGCGCCTACTTCTCTTGGCGATATCAAGGGGATGCGGGTTATCGGCTATATCCCGGATATGATCTTCGACGCCGAGTTGGATTATCTTTCCTCCCTTGGGGTGGGACGGGTGGCCTTGGCCTCCACCTCGGTTTCGGTGCAACTGCAAATGGCTCGCGCGGGCGGCGGGCTGGCGGTGGTTCACGACTTTGCCTTGCCCACAGCGCCGGAATTGGTGCGGGTTTTGCCAGATGATGTCAGCCTTACGCGGACGTTCTGGCTGACCACCCACGCCGGACCGAAAGACGCACGCCTTGACCGGATCACGGCCCTTCTGCGCGACGGTATCCGCGATGAAATCGCCCGCCTAGAGGCCGAGGCAGCGCTTCCCCCGGTCTAG
- a CDS encoding CoA-acylating methylmalonate-semialdehyde dehydrogenase, translating to MQQIGHWINGKHVAGTSGRTQDVWNPATGEVQAKVALASKAELDAAVADAAQAQVKWAATNPQRRARVMMAFVSLLHRDMEKLAEALSREHGKTIPDAKGDVQRGLEVVEFCIGAPHHLKGEFTDGAGPGIDMYSMRQPVGVAAGITPFNFPAMIPLWKMAPALVCGNAFILKPSERDPSVPMMLAELLQEAGLPDGVLQVINGDKESVDAILDNETISAVGFVGSTPIAEYIYGRGCSNGKRVQCFGGAKNHMIIMPDADMDQAADALVGAGYGAAGERCMAISVAVPVGEETADRLIEKLVPKIEALKVGPYTSGNDVDYGPVVTPMAKENILRLVQTGVDQGAELVVDGRDFSLQGYEDGFFVGPHLFDRVTPDMDIYKQEIFGPVLSTVRAGSYEEALKLAMDNEYGNGTAIFTRDGDAARDFASRVNVGMVGINVPIPVPLAYHTFGGWKKSAFGDLNQHGPDAFKFYTKTKTVTSRWPSGIKEGGEFTIPVME from the coding sequence ATGCAACAGATTGGTCACTGGATTAACGGCAAACACGTCGCGGGCACATCAGGCCGCACACAGGACGTGTGGAACCCTGCCACGGGCGAAGTGCAGGCCAAGGTGGCGCTGGCTTCAAAGGCGGAACTGGACGCGGCTGTGGCAGACGCCGCGCAAGCGCAGGTCAAATGGGCCGCCACCAACCCCCAACGTCGCGCACGGGTTATGATGGCCTTCGTCAGCCTGCTGCACCGCGACATGGAAAAGCTGGCCGAGGCGCTGTCGCGCGAGCACGGCAAGACCATCCCTGACGCCAAAGGCGACGTTCAGCGTGGTCTTGAGGTTGTGGAATTCTGCATCGGCGCGCCCCACCACCTGAAAGGCGAATTCACCGACGGCGCGGGCCCCGGCATCGACATGTATTCCATGCGTCAGCCCGTGGGCGTGGCTGCTGGCATCACGCCCTTCAACTTCCCCGCGATGATCCCTTTGTGGAAGATGGCCCCTGCCCTTGTGTGCGGTAACGCCTTCATCCTGAAGCCGTCCGAGCGTGATCCATCGGTGCCGATGATGCTGGCCGAGCTGTTGCAGGAAGCCGGTCTGCCCGATGGTGTCTTGCAGGTCATCAACGGCGATAAGGAAAGCGTTGATGCGATCCTGGATAACGAGACCATCTCGGCTGTGGGCTTTGTCGGCTCGACCCCGATTGCGGAATATATCTACGGTCGTGGCTGTTCCAACGGCAAGCGCGTGCAGTGCTTTGGCGGCGCGAAGAACCACATGATCATCATGCCTGACGCCGATATGGACCAGGCAGCCGACGCGCTGGTGGGTGCTGGTTACGGTGCCGCGGGCGAGCGGTGTATGGCCATTTCTGTTGCTGTGCCTGTGGGTGAGGAAACCGCGGATCGTCTGATCGAGAAGCTGGTGCCGAAGATCGAAGCGCTGAAAGTTGGCCCATATACCTCCGGCAACGATGTGGACTACGGCCCTGTCGTGACGCCTATGGCCAAGGAAAACATCCTGCGGCTGGTGCAAACCGGCGTGGATCAAGGGGCGGAACTGGTCGTGGACGGTCGTGACTTCAGCTTGCAGGGTTATGAGGACGGCTTCTTTGTCGGCCCACACCTGTTTGACCGGGTGACACCTGATATGGACATCTACAAGCAAGAGATCTTTGGCCCGGTCCTGAGCACAGTCCGCGCAGGGTCCTACGAGGAAGCGCTGAAGCTGGCGATGGATAACGAGTATGGCAACGGCACCGCGATCTTCACCCGCGACGGCGACGCGGCGCGGGACTTTGCCTCTCGGGTCAACGTGGGCATGGTCGGCATCAACGTGCCAATCCCCGTGCCACTGGCCTACCACACCTTCGGCGGCTGGAAGAAATCGGCCTTTGGCGACCTGAACCAGCACGGCCCCGATGCGTTCAAGTTCTACACCAAGACCAAGACAGTCACGTCGCGCTGGCCCTCGGGCATCAAAGAGGGCGGCGAGTTCACCATTCCTGTCATGGAATAA
- a CDS encoding DUF1304 domain-containing protein — MYRAAALVIALIAALHLYIAWFEIFAWTTRGPVVFATLPRELFEPTTAMAANQGLYNAFLAAGLIWSLLIRDSVWRINVGICFLGFVLVAGVFGALTVSPRILFVQAVPATLGLILLLLAKRRV; from the coding sequence ATGTACAGAGCCGCCGCCCTTGTTATTGCCCTGATCGCCGCCTTGCACCTTTACATTGCCTGGTTTGAGATCTTCGCCTGGACCACGAGGGGCCCGGTTGTTTTCGCCACCCTGCCCCGGGAATTATTTGAGCCGACCACCGCCATGGCCGCCAATCAGGGGCTATACAACGCCTTCTTGGCAGCGGGCTTGATCTGGTCCCTGCTGATCCGCGACAGCGTTTGGCGGATCAATGTGGGGATCTGCTTTCTTGGGTTCGTGCTGGTCGCGGGCGTATTTGGTGCCCTGACGGTCTCGCCTAGGATCTTGTTTGTGCAGGCAGTGCCAGCCACTTTGGGGCTGATCTTGTTGCTATTGGCGAAACGCCGGGTGTGA